Proteins from a single region of Bradyrhizobium diazoefficiens:
- a CDS encoding ABC transporter ATP-binding protein, with translation MKPATVASDALQPTAHLRLVSDRAGDASGIKLSGVSKTYRTRDGDVPSLRPLDFHINDGEFFVVVGPSGCGKSTLLKLISGLLPPTSGEVLVEGEKVTKPHGNVGIVFQNALLLPWRNILSNVMLPIDMKRLPRAEYLARAKALLKLVGLEGFEKKLPWQLSGGMQQRASICRALVHDPKIMLMDEPFGALDALTRERMNVELMRIQRETRKTVLLITHSIPEAVFLADRVLVMTERPGAVAAIYDVPLPRPRSLDVMADPVFTELVQRIRKHFFSQGALD, from the coding sequence GTGAAACCTGCGACAGTCGCGAGTGACGCCTTGCAGCCGACTGCGCATCTGAGACTGGTGAGCGACCGGGCTGGCGATGCGTCGGGCATCAAGCTATCGGGCGTGTCGAAAACCTACCGGACACGCGACGGCGATGTGCCGTCGCTGCGCCCGCTCGACTTCCACATCAACGACGGCGAGTTCTTCGTCGTGGTCGGACCAAGCGGATGCGGCAAGTCCACGCTGCTCAAGCTGATCTCGGGACTGTTGCCGCCGACATCTGGCGAGGTCCTGGTCGAGGGCGAGAAGGTGACGAAGCCGCACGGCAATGTCGGCATCGTCTTCCAGAATGCGTTACTGCTGCCGTGGCGCAATATCCTCTCGAACGTGATGCTGCCGATCGACATGAAGCGGCTGCCGCGAGCCGAATATCTCGCCCGGGCCAAGGCGCTGCTCAAGCTGGTCGGGCTCGAAGGCTTCGAGAAGAAGCTGCCATGGCAACTCTCCGGCGGCATGCAGCAGCGGGCCTCGATCTGCCGCGCGCTGGTGCACGATCCCAAGATCATGCTGATGGATGAGCCGTTCGGCGCGCTCGATGCGCTGACGCGCGAGCGCATGAATGTCGAATTGATGCGGATCCAGCGCGAGACCAGGAAGACGGTGCTCCTGATCACGCATTCGATTCCGGAGGCCGTGTTCCTCGCCGACCGCGTGCTGGTCATGACCGAGCGGCCCGGCGCAGTCGCCGCGATCTATGACGTGCCGCTGCCGCGCCCGCGCTCGCTCGACGTGATGGCCGATCCTGTCTTCACCGAGCTGGTGCAACGCATCCGCAAGCATTTCTTCTCGCAAGGGGCATTGGACTGA
- a CDS encoding Gfo/Idh/MocA family oxidoreductase, with amino-acid sequence MTTQRLGLIMNGVTGRMGLNQHLVRSIVAIREQGGVRLKNGDRVMPDPILVGRSADKVEALAKRYDITRWTTDLDAALADGNDTMFFDAATTQARPGLLTQAINAGKHVYCEKPIATNFEEALEVVKLADAKGVKHGTVQDKLFLPGLKKIAFLRDSGFFGRILSVRGEFGYWVFEGDWQEAQRPSWNYRDEDGGGIILDMVCHWRYVLDNLFGNVQSVVCIGNTDIPERFDEQGKKYKATADDSAYATFQLEGGVIAHINMSWVTRVYRDDLVTFQVDGTLGSAVAGLTDCMIQARQATPRPVWNPDEKRLHDFYGDWQKLPDNVTYDNGFKEQWEMFIRHVYEDAPYKFTLLEGAKGVQLAECALKSWKERRWIDVAPIKA; translated from the coding sequence ATGACGACCCAACGCCTCGGCCTCATCATGAACGGCGTCACCGGCCGCATGGGGCTCAACCAGCATCTGGTCCGCTCGATCGTCGCGATCCGCGAGCAGGGCGGCGTCCGCTTGAAGAACGGCGACCGCGTCATGCCCGATCCGATCCTGGTCGGCCGCAGCGCCGACAAGGTCGAGGCGCTCGCCAAACGCTATGACATCACGCGCTGGACAACCGACCTCGATGCGGCGCTCGCCGACGGGAACGACACCATGTTCTTCGACGCCGCGACTACGCAGGCGCGGCCGGGCCTTCTGACCCAGGCCATCAATGCGGGCAAGCACGTCTATTGCGAGAAGCCGATTGCGACCAATTTTGAAGAAGCCCTCGAGGTCGTCAAGCTCGCCGACGCCAAGGGCGTCAAGCACGGCACGGTGCAGGACAAGCTGTTCCTGCCCGGCCTGAAGAAGATCGCCTTCCTGCGCGACTCCGGATTCTTCGGCCGCATTCTTTCGGTGCGCGGCGAGTTCGGCTATTGGGTGTTCGAAGGCGACTGGCAGGAGGCGCAGCGGCCGTCCTGGAATTACCGCGACGAAGACGGCGGCGGCATCATCCTCGACATGGTCTGCCACTGGCGCTACGTGCTCGACAATCTCTTCGGCAATGTCCAGAGCGTAGTCTGCATCGGCAACACCGACATCCCCGAGCGTTTTGACGAGCAGGGCAAGAAGTACAAGGCGACCGCGGACGATTCCGCCTATGCGACCTTCCAGCTTGAAGGCGGCGTCATCGCGCACATCAACATGTCCTGGGTGACGCGCGTCTATCGCGACGATCTCGTCACCTTCCAGGTCGACGGCACGCTCGGCTCGGCGGTCGCCGGCCTCACCGACTGCATGATCCAGGCGCGGCAGGCAACGCCTCGGCCGGTGTGGAATCCCGACGAGAAGCGGCTGCACGATTTCTACGGCGATTGGCAGAAGCTACCCGACAACGTCACCTACGACAACGGCTTCAAGGAGCAGTGGGAGATGTTCATCCGTCACGTCTACGAGGATGCGCCCTACAAGTTCACGCTGCTCGAAGGCGCCAAGGGCGTGCAGCTCGCCGAATGCGCGCTGAAGAGCTGGAAGGAGCGGCGCTGGATCGACGTCGCCCCGATCAAGGCCTGA
- a CDS encoding dihydrodipicolinate synthase family protein, giving the protein MNKSIQSMSSLSLKLPKADRSLETYRLAASRSFPAKLEGPLNRIAFSAVHTVANPFADNDPWLSVAVDWDKTIAFREHIWDLGLGVAEAMDTAQRGMGLDWPTSLELITRSVAAAKHRNALVFSGAGTDHLAVEDARSLDDVIRAYEEQISAVEKVGGRIILMASRALAKLGRNADDYAKVYDRVLSQVREPVIIHWLGDMFDPALTGYWGTKDLDRAMDIAIAIINGNAAKVDGVKVSLLDKQREIDMRRRLDKRIKMYTGDDFNYAELIAGDEHGFSHALLGIFDAIAPAASYALSRLAAGDEAGFHDVLGPTVPLSRHIFKAPTRFYKTGVVFMAYLNGHQDHFTMVGGQESARSMLHLAELFRLADQAGLLANPELATRRMKTVLTLHGLED; this is encoded by the coding sequence ATGAACAAGTCCATCCAGTCGATGTCGTCATTGTCGCTGAAGCTGCCGAAGGCCGATCGCTCGCTCGAGACCTACCGGCTCGCGGCCTCGCGCTCGTTCCCCGCAAAGCTCGAGGGGCCGCTGAACCGCATCGCCTTCTCGGCCGTGCATACCGTGGCCAATCCCTTTGCCGACAACGATCCCTGGCTTTCGGTGGCCGTCGACTGGGATAAGACCATCGCCTTCCGCGAGCACATTTGGGATCTCGGCCTTGGCGTTGCCGAGGCGATGGACACTGCGCAGCGCGGCATGGGCCTGGACTGGCCGACGTCGCTGGAGCTGATCACGCGCTCGGTCGCCGCCGCGAAGCACCGCAACGCGCTGGTGTTCTCCGGCGCCGGCACCGATCATCTCGCGGTCGAGGATGCCAGGAGCCTCGACGACGTGATCCGCGCCTATGAGGAGCAGATCTCGGCGGTCGAGAAGGTCGGCGGCCGCATCATCCTGATGGCCTCGCGCGCGCTGGCAAAGCTCGGCCGCAACGCCGACGATTACGCCAAGGTCTATGACCGCGTGCTGTCGCAGGTTCGCGAGCCTGTGATCATTCACTGGCTCGGCGACATGTTCGATCCGGCGCTGACGGGCTATTGGGGGACGAAAGATCTCGACAGGGCCATGGACATTGCGATCGCAATCATCAACGGCAACGCCGCCAAGGTCGATGGCGTCAAGGTCTCGCTACTCGATAAGCAGCGGGAGATCGACATGCGCCGGCGCCTCGACAAGCGCATCAAGATGTATACCGGCGATGATTTCAATTATGCCGAGTTGATCGCCGGCGACGAACACGGCTTTTCGCACGCGCTGCTCGGCATTTTCGATGCGATCGCACCGGCGGCATCTTACGCGCTGTCGCGCCTCGCGGCGGGCGACGAGGCCGGCTTCCACGATGTGCTGGGGCCGACCGTGCCGCTGTCGCGCCACATCTTCAAGGCGCCGACGCGCTTCTACAAGACCGGCGTCGTCTTCATGGCGTATCTCAACGGCCACCAGGATCATTTCACCATGGTCGGCGGCCAGGAGAGCGCGCGCTCGATGCTGCATCTCGCCGAGCTGTTCCGGCTCGCCGATCAGGCCGGCCTGCTCGCCAATCCGGAACTTGCGACGCGGCGGATGAAGACCGTGCTGACCTTGCACGGACTGGAAGACTGA
- a CDS encoding sugar phosphate isomerase/epimerase family protein has product MRDFSSDHSWLSLNTATVRKQGDLLQIIDACARHGIRAIDPWRDQVAAVGLDRAARAVRDAGLDLSGYCRGGMFTSDASRRGEVRDDNRRCVDEAKALGAPCIVLVVGGLPQYSRPGSETSKDIAAARRQVEEALADMFDYAKQAKLPLAIEPLHPAYAADRACVNTTKQALDICDRLDPDSTGMLGVALDVYHIWWDPELMDQIARAGKKRLLAFHVCDWLVPTRDILNDRGMMGDGVIEIKSVRAAVEAQGYAGYSEIEIFSNDWWGKPMDEVLRTCIAQHKTVV; this is encoded by the coding sequence ATGCGCGATTTCTCGTCCGACCACAGCTGGCTGTCGCTGAACACGGCAACCGTCCGCAAGCAGGGCGATCTCCTTCAGATCATCGACGCCTGCGCCCGGCATGGCATCCGTGCCATCGATCCCTGGCGCGACCAGGTCGCGGCCGTCGGGCTCGACCGCGCCGCGCGTGCGGTGCGCGATGCCGGCCTCGATCTCTCAGGCTATTGCCGCGGCGGCATGTTCACCTCGGATGCTTCGCGTCGTGGCGAGGTGCGCGACGACAACAGACGCTGTGTCGATGAAGCCAAGGCACTCGGCGCGCCCTGCATCGTGTTGGTCGTCGGCGGCCTGCCGCAATATTCGCGGCCGGGCAGCGAGACATCGAAGGATATCGCGGCAGCCCGCCGGCAGGTCGAGGAAGCGCTCGCCGACATGTTCGACTACGCCAAACAGGCAAAGCTGCCGCTGGCGATCGAGCCCTTGCATCCGGCCTATGCGGCCGACCGCGCCTGCGTGAACACCACAAAGCAGGCGCTCGACATCTGCGACCGGCTCGACCCCGATAGCACCGGCATGCTCGGGGTCGCGCTCGACGTCTATCACATCTGGTGGGATCCGGAGCTGATGGATCAGATCGCGCGTGCCGGCAAGAAAAGGCTGCTGGCGTTCCATGTCTGCGACTGGCTGGTGCCGACCAGGGACATCCTCAACGACCGCGGCATGATGGGCGACGGCGTCATCGAGATCAAATCCGTGCGCGCCGCCGTCGAGGCGCAGGGCTATGCCGGCTATTCGGAGATCGAGATCTTCTCCAACGACTGGTGGGGCAAGCCGATGGACGAGGTGCTGCGCACCTGCATCGCGCAGCACAAGACCGTGGTGTAG
- a CDS encoding non-ribosomal peptide synthetase produces the protein MTFADVSPHGQGPLDALKEPDTGIIRSAPRSSGVVVEGVEWKAVRERPLDDGGPTNPFEVLPLEFSSVPAMEHLGRIVDRFPHKICVDDGTHQLTFTRLHAVVVKLANLISAAVPAGQAVGLMMPNCIWQPVAMLACMAARRPCLPLNCRDPVSRNIEISTDAGLTIVIGCVQDAPPNFANLADRRWIDITNLTDEENGGSIASLSHSVDEPALILYTSGSTGRPKGVVNSQRSILQRVSQYVNAFHLTHEDVFLPLSGPTTIAGCREMLTSLLIGARLYIVDIEALGIHGTRQAIGSERATVIYSVPSLLRAMISAGNHDDFQSVRILRIGGEKVLTADIQSFRQAMPRAYVQIGYSSTETTGSQCFPPAKFAKGAIAAPAGRLLPGISFAVVGDNGTSVPQGECGELIISSPFVTLGRWEKGALIPSRSDPTDPTRRIHATGDLVMFDDRDVMHIVGRKDRQIKVNGRRVEPAELEVAVRQIPRVADAVAVITAAGELVIFVVLEPNSGIAFPSAIWEVIRRTVPGSLHPKRIHEIANIPRLEGGKIDVVALRAHDAALAETCLVSPAPQAPDELRYAQSAVDQVWRRVLGTRNAVGSWDEAGGDSLQLLQLVMELENRTGRQLDLRAFTLDADVARMAAAVAHALSQDADLDFDEPNKPPLFLVPGTVGFGPSLIAFGATLDDVAQVTTIRYPALNALLSERSEVTDMAAAAMEQIQRIQPSGDVRLLSYSLGGAVAFEIGRQLIAEGRKVRFFGILDTNVGNERRGYAEAISRTLRRILIGRVTIYRMLCRSFSKIFVRLGREQLLRRVLEFKQWKFAPTTHFMLTLEAEEVLRMRAFRNWVRQAHEQLPITGTLFSCRRPYVAPRMGWDRLVERVEVIPVSGGHLDLIVEPHLAINQPLIHRALIATYERRRSAKRP, from the coding sequence ATGACGTTTGCCGACGTGAGCCCCCATGGTCAGGGGCCGTTAGACGCACTCAAAGAGCCCGATACCGGGATCATCCGTTCTGCGCCTCGATCAAGCGGAGTAGTTGTCGAAGGAGTCGAGTGGAAAGCCGTGCGGGAACGGCCCCTGGATGATGGCGGGCCAACCAATCCTTTCGAGGTGCTGCCCCTCGAATTTTCCAGCGTTCCGGCGATGGAACATCTGGGTCGCATCGTTGATCGTTTTCCTCACAAGATCTGCGTTGATGACGGAACGCACCAACTCACGTTTACGCGGCTTCATGCCGTCGTCGTCAAGTTAGCCAATCTCATCTCTGCGGCCGTCCCTGCAGGACAAGCAGTGGGCCTGATGATGCCGAACTGCATATGGCAGCCTGTTGCGATGCTTGCCTGCATGGCGGCAAGGCGACCTTGCCTTCCCCTTAACTGCCGTGATCCAGTCAGCCGAAACATCGAAATTTCGACGGACGCAGGACTCACCATCGTGATCGGTTGCGTGCAGGACGCTCCGCCGAATTTCGCGAACCTTGCCGATAGGCGCTGGATCGATATCACGAATTTGACCGATGAAGAAAATGGCGGCTCCATCGCCTCGCTTTCACACTCCGTCGATGAGCCGGCTCTCATCCTATACACATCGGGAAGCACTGGACGTCCGAAAGGCGTTGTGAACAGCCAACGCAGCATCCTCCAGCGCGTATCGCAGTACGTGAACGCCTTCCATCTGACCCACGAAGATGTATTCCTGCCGTTGAGCGGGCCCACCACGATTGCCGGCTGCAGGGAAATGCTGACGTCACTACTGATCGGCGCGAGACTCTATATAGTGGATATTGAGGCACTTGGAATTCATGGAACGCGGCAAGCAATTGGCTCGGAGCGCGCTACGGTCATTTATTCCGTTCCCTCGCTGCTCCGCGCGATGATCTCTGCCGGAAATCACGACGATTTTCAGTCTGTGCGAATCCTCAGAATCGGCGGCGAGAAGGTCTTAACGGCTGACATTCAGTCTTTTCGTCAGGCGATGCCGCGCGCTTACGTTCAAATCGGCTACTCGTCGACGGAGACGACAGGCTCGCAGTGCTTCCCTCCAGCAAAATTTGCCAAGGGCGCCATTGCTGCTCCGGCGGGGCGCCTGCTGCCGGGGATTTCGTTTGCCGTCGTTGGCGACAATGGAACTTCCGTTCCACAAGGCGAATGCGGCGAGCTCATCATATCCAGTCCCTTCGTAACGCTCGGGCGATGGGAAAAGGGCGCACTGATTCCGTCCCGCAGTGATCCCACCGACCCGACGCGGCGGATACATGCTACGGGCGATCTCGTCATGTTCGATGATCGAGACGTCATGCACATCGTCGGTCGCAAAGACCGGCAGATCAAAGTCAATGGAAGACGCGTCGAACCCGCGGAACTCGAGGTCGCGGTCCGCCAGATTCCACGCGTGGCTGACGCGGTCGCCGTCATCACGGCTGCGGGCGAATTGGTGATCTTTGTCGTTCTTGAACCCAACTCCGGAATTGCATTCCCAAGCGCTATCTGGGAGGTCATCCGCAGGACTGTTCCGGGATCTCTTCACCCGAAGCGAATACATGAAATCGCGAACATCCCTCGACTCGAGGGCGGCAAAATTGATGTCGTCGCCCTGCGCGCCCACGATGCAGCTCTCGCCGAGACCTGTCTCGTCTCGCCTGCACCGCAGGCACCAGATGAACTACGTTATGCGCAATCGGCAGTCGATCAGGTCTGGAGGCGGGTGCTTGGTACGCGGAACGCGGTAGGCTCCTGGGATGAAGCGGGAGGAGATTCTCTACAGCTTCTTCAGCTTGTCATGGAATTGGAAAATCGAACTGGCAGGCAACTAGACCTCAGAGCATTTACGTTAGACGCGGACGTAGCCCGTATGGCTGCTGCGGTGGCCCACGCGCTTAGCCAGGATGCGGATCTTGACTTTGACGAACCGAACAAGCCACCGTTGTTTCTGGTGCCAGGTACGGTGGGTTTCGGCCCCAGTTTAATCGCTTTCGGGGCCACATTGGACGACGTGGCCCAAGTCACCACCATCCGATATCCGGCTCTGAATGCGCTCTTATCGGAGCGATCAGAAGTCACAGACATGGCGGCAGCAGCCATGGAGCAGATCCAGCGCATCCAGCCCAGTGGCGACGTCAGACTTTTGAGCTATTCGCTGGGAGGCGCAGTTGCTTTCGAGATCGGGCGTCAACTCATAGCGGAGGGTCGGAAGGTAAGGTTTTTCGGAATACTGGACACCAATGTGGGAAATGAACGTAGGGGCTATGCAGAAGCAATCAGCCGGACGCTTCGGCGCATACTGATTGGCCGAGTTACCATCTACAGGATGCTCTGCCGTTCCTTTTCCAAGATCTTCGTACGCTTGGGTCGAGAGCAACTGCTCAGGCGCGTGCTCGAGTTCAAGCAATGGAAGTTCGCTCCAACTACCCACTTCATGCTCACGCTGGAGGCAGAGGAAGTTCTGCGCATGCGCGCTTTCCGGAATTGGGTGCGTCAAGCCCATGAGCAACTGCCGATCACCGGCACGCTTTTCTCCTGCAGACGTCCCTACGTCGCTCCGCGCATGGGCTGGGATCGACTGGTCGAACGAGTGGAAGTCATTCCCGTCAGTGGTGGACACCTCGACCTCATCGTTGAACCGCATCTGGCAATCAATCAGCCGCTCATACACCGAGCTCTCATCGCGACCTACGAACGTCGGCGATCCGCTAAGCGACCTTGA